The Astatotilapia calliptera chromosome 22, fAstCal1.2, whole genome shotgun sequence region ATAatgcacaggaatgagcagcagtacaaaatgtttttgtttttttgtggcagttgttacagtattgcacttttttaaaatataaatatcaatgaaGTGGAATGACCAGCTGCAGGGTAGCTTCTGAGTGTGTcctgtggagtgtgtgtgtgtgtgtttaagtgttgtggttgaggtgtAGTATGGCTTGATGGtagaaactgtttttaagtcttgtagtccgagcagacagactcctgtaacgtctgccagatggtaacaaggagaacagctgatgtgctgggtggctgtggtccttgatgatgctgtgtgctgtgaccaggagatattttattttgtattcttatgatcacagttataatcagaagtatcaatcattaatcatttaccattgttgaacCAGTTGACAGAATAATCTTTGAACCATATCTATGTTAACATTAATCTACACAGATTATCAGTACTTTAATCAGTCTATTGTTGTTCTGTACTATTCATGTTATTTGCTTAAAGCTGTTTCACAGTTCTGTAATCACTCAGAAGCCTGTGGGGCCTGCTGGACCCTGCCTTGGTTCTATGTTCAGTTCTGCACGTACACAGGCCTTGAAAGTACATGCACGCTCTTATACAACACatgaatgtgtacacacaccCTTAGTAAGAATAGGAGGGTtgtctgaggacagttttctgatAGATATACTTTCACAATAGACACGAATAGatatacacacaacacacactggtTTTCTCTGAGTGCTGGGCtgagtggaaacatctggaggcCTTATAAGGAGAACTTGTGGAGTGAGGGGAACTTCCTGAGTTCTGAGAACTGACTGATACTTATCATGTGACTTGACGTCATCATTGTAATAAAAGCTTTGTGAGATGCTTGCTCGGGGGAGATCGGCTCTAAAAGGCTTGTGATGCTCATCTTccccatatgtacatatgtataataAAAATCACTATTCTGACATCTACTGAGACCATGCAGTCGTTTGTCTCTTCCTCAAATTCGAACCCTGACAGTGCCTTATCAagataaatgtcctgaatggcaggaagcctcgtgacagtgatgtgctctgctgccttcaccaccctctgtagtgatttacggctgctggcagagcagcttccGTACCAAACTGTAATGCAGCTCGTCAGCAAGCTCTCGATTGCACGCCTGTAGAAATTTGAGGTGATGTTGGCGTTCATGCCaaacttcctcagcctcctcaggaagtaAAGCCGCTGGCGAGCTTTTCTGatagcagtgtctgtgtgaagggtccagTCCTCGGTGATGTTGACTCCAAGGAATTTGAAGCTGCTGACCCTTTCGACCTTGACACCTTTGATGTGGATGGGCTGGTGTTCCCTGACTGGTCGTTCCCGGTAGTCCACTATCATCTCtctagttttgctgatgttgagagTCAGGTTATTTTCCAGACACCACTCGTAAAGTGCCATCACCTCCTCTCTATAGGCCGTCTCATCGTTGTCTGTGATGAGGCCTATGATGGTTGTGtcatccgcaaacttgatgatgatgttggactCGTGTTTAGCAACACAGTCGTGTGTGAGCAGGGAATATAGGAGGGGGCTAAGCACACAACCCTGTGGCGTACCTGTGTTTAGGATGAATGGTGGGGAGGTGTGCTTACCAACTCTCACCACCTGGGGCCTGTTTGTGAGGAAGTTTAGAATCCATCTGCAGATCGGTGTTCCCAGCCCAAGGTCGACGAGCTTCGTGGCAAGTTTTGAGGGGATGATGGTGTTAAATGCCGAGCTGTAGTCGATGAAGAGCATCCTTGCATATGTATTCCCTTTTTCCAGGTGAGTGAGGGTGGTGTGCGTTGccagggcgatggcatcctctgtggctctgtttgTCCGATAGGCAAACTGAAGATGGTCCAGTGTGTcagggagggaggagcagatgtgacctttgaccagcCGCTCCAGGCACTTCATGATGACGGATGTCAGTGCAACAGACAGGAGACCACTGATTTTTTGGGAACAGGAATGATGGGGGATGCTTTGAGGGACATGGGGACCACTGACTGcctcagggagaggttgaagatgttGGTGAACACCCCTGCCAGCTGGTCGGCACACACTCTGAGAAGCCagcctgggatgccgtctggtcctggaGCTTTGTGAGGATTTACCTTTTTAAAGGTCCatctcacagcttctgttttcagAGTTAGAGTTGCAGCCTCACTGTCCTCCTGAGGGTAGAGGATCTGCTCTCTGTTGTCTGCGTCAAAACGAGCACAGAAGTTGTTAAGCTCATCTGCAAGAGATGCAGTGGGCTGAACACTGCCTGTGTTGTCCTTCTTGTAGTCAGTGATGCAGCGCAGTCCATTCCACAGTCGCCTGGTGTTAAAGCTGTGGTAGCTGGACTCCATTTTGTCCCTGTAGTCCTTTCTGGCCTTTTTTATGGACTTTCGGAGGTCTTACCTGGCTGCTTTATATGCATCAACATCCCTGGAGTTAAAGGCAGAGGTCTGCACTTTTAGCTTGGCGCAAACGTCTTTACCCAGGGTTTCTGATTTGGATATATGCGGACAGTGGTTTTTGTGACGGTATCATCCATGCACTTTCCAATATATCCAGTGACAGAGTCTGTGAGTTCATTGATGTTGCCATCAGCTGCATCCACAAATATCTGCCAGTCAGTTGTGTCAAAGCAGTCCTGTAGGACCTCCTCAGCCTCACTGTCCCATTTGTAGATGACCCTGGAAGCTGGTTTTTCCTGCTTCAGTCTTTGTCTGtatgcagacagcagcagtatGGAACAATGGTCTGCCTTACCAAAAGCTGGGCGGGGGAGGGGTTTGTAGCACTCTTTGAATGGAGTGTAACAGTGGTCCAGTGTTTGATCACCTCTTGTGGGGAAGGAGATGTGCTGATAGTATTTGGGGAGAACCTTCTTCATGTTGGCTCTGTTGAAGTCTTCCAGCACAATAAAGGCAGCTTCTGGATTTTTGTTCTCAAGTCCAATAATGATGTTATACAGTTCGTCCATAGCCGTAGCTTTATCAGcatgtgggggaatgtaaacagctgaGAGGAGAACTGAGCTGAACTCCCTCAGGAGGTAAAAAGGCCTGACTTTAATGGTCAGTAGCTCGAGGCTCTGAGAGCAGTAACTTTTTAAGATACACACATCTCTAGCCCACAAAGAGTTAACCATAAAGCACGCCCCTCCTCCCCTTTTCTTGCCTGAGTCCTTCGTTCGGTCTCCCCGGTAAACAGTGAATCCATCCAGCATGATGGCACAGTCGGGGACGCTGGGCTCCAGCCATGTCTCTGTGAAGGCCAGAACGCAGCAGTTCCTGATGTTTTGTTGGTGTTTAATCCGTGCACGCAGCTCGTCAAGTTTGTTGTCAAGAGACTGGAGAATCGCAAGCAGGATGCTGGGCAGAGGTGGCTTGCTGTTTCTCTGTCGCGTTCAGCACAAAACTCCGGCGCGTTTCCCCCTCTTTGTTGTCCCTCAACATCGCACGAGTAAACAAAGGATCCCAGGCAGCAGAGCGTCCACGAAGTCGAAACTCACTGTAAAGTCCAAACTGGCTAACGAACGTAGCTCCAAAAGCATTTGTCAGTCATACAGAGTGTATGATCGCACTGTGCGCACAGAAATAGAAAgcagtacaaaataaataataaaatttttgctGAGATGACTGGGAGCTCTCGTCGGTGCAGCCATCTTACGGCGCAACTGACAGtgtagcgaggaatgctcagacctctacattggagagaccaaataGCCACTTCATAAACACACGGCACAACAtggaagagccacctccacgggataagactcagcagtccatctgcatctaaaggtcaaaggtcagtctttcgaggatgccaatgttcacatttcggacagagaggacagatggtttgaaagagcagtgaaagaagccatctatgtccactgtgaacgaccatctttaaacagaggcggtggtttatgacaccaactgtctgccatctataatccagttttgagttccctccccagacgcctgaacgcccactcacatcctgggcctccTGATCTCAAGAAaacacatgatagggtggggccaagTTTCATAATGAGCTCTCCCGAAACCtcggctgattgtgacccacacccgctttcataccttggctcatgtgattagctagaggatcatcagggggtcctttgtctctcttttggggggaaactcccactgggtttaaatctgggactctccaccatttgacccttagaactgaagaagcttctcggatgagaggtgaaacgtctttgAAGCAACAACCCTAACCCATTACCAAACATTTATATGGGTAATTTAGAGTTTCCACTTAACATAACCCCACCAACTCaatatctttggactgtgggaggaaactggcgttcccggagagaacccatgcaaaaATGGAGAGAACACGCAATCTCCAAACAGAAAGACGCAAACCTGATGGTAAAATAAAACTTAGGACCTTCTTGCGGTgatgcaacagtgctaaccaccatgcaaCTGTGCTGccccttcagttaatccaaaatgctgcagcaagagtactggcagggactagaaagagagagcagatttctcctgtattggcttcccttcattggttCCCTGTTAGatccagaattgaattaaaaatcttactcctcacatacaaggtcttaaataatcaggccccatcttatcttaatgaccttgtagtaccatatcaccctattagagcacttcgctctcacactgcaggcctacttgttgtacctagagtatttaaaagtagaatgggaggcagagatTACAGTGTTCtatgtttttttatgtgaagGGTTTCGTAAATTCAGAATCGTGAAATTGTCATTTGAATTAAAGTGTTATCATTATGTTATATTTCAAATGAGAACAATCAATGTTTATAAGAGGACATTCACCAGACTTTAAGTTTTGCCTAAGTCCTACACAGTTCATTCTTCctgcaaatgttttttaaagtgactTTTACTTCTGTCCAGGTTTATCACCTTTTATTTCCCTTGCAGAAGAACAGAACTCCACCCACAACTAGAACCAGGAGAACCACAGAGACGAGACTTGCTACAACTGTGACCAGGAGAGAcggaggaagggagggggaggcTGGGTGGTGAAtggaaagagtaaaaaaaagaggagagtttacaggaggagaggagggagatggTGTTTGAGGAAGATGAGGATCTGCAGGagagatgatgaagatgattcaGTCACTTTATTATCAGCTCAGCAGATTAATTCATggctttaaacaggaagtgatgtcagtgatctgacctctgaccctcagaAAGCTCTGAGGAGACTTTCCACCGTCATCAGTAGAGCACcagtagaggccttcatcagactgcTGGATGTTAGTGATGCTGTGCTCTCGTTTAGGACCAACAGAACTTCCTTTAATGGAGAAATAACCCTGAACTGTGCCACCATTCCTTTGTCTGCAGCGCagtgtgacatcacttcctgtcctcaCAGGAAGTGCAGGAACCTCAAGGATAAGATGTTTTTCTGACCAATGGAGACAAACAGAGTTAATGAGAGTAGAGTCATATCCAGATGCTGTACCAGCAGATGGAGCAGTGAGTTTGTGTACCAGTTACagtgatgttgatctgatcacTCCTCTGTCCAGAACTGGTTTCACACCAGTAACTTGCAGAGTCTGGCTCGGAGATGTCTGAGAGGATACAGGTGTAACTTTTAAACTCCCCAAAGCCTGCAGCTGCTCCACAGTCCTCAGTAAGTCCTCCTCTGGTCCTCTTCACTGTCCATCCATCAACTATCTGTCCATCATCAACACAAGTCAGATACACTGAAGAAGGTCCACTGAAGAACTGCTGAAGGTTTGggctgacagacagagacactggaggacacacacacacacacacacacacacacacacacacacacacacagaataaatGTATTCGTGTTGTTGTTGGAGTCTCACTGAATGTTTTCACTTCCACCAACTCACCTGCAGAAACAGTCAGTGCAGactgcagcagcacacacacacctgtaacaGGAGGACAGAGGTCactgagggtcagaggtcactgaggG contains the following coding sequences:
- the LOC113014633 gene encoding low affinity immunoglobulin gamma Fc region receptor II-b-like → MKTAAISLLIGVCVLLQSALTVSAVSLSVSPNLQQFFSGPSSVYLTCVDDGQIVDGWTVKRTRGGLTEDCGAAAGFGEFKSYTCILSDISEPDSASYWCETSSGQRSDQINITVTEKHLILEVPALPVRTGSDVTLRCRQRNGGTVQGYFSIKGSSVGPKREHSITNIQQSDEGLYWCSTDDGGKSPQSFLRVRGQIPPVNSPLFFTLSIHHPASPSLPPSLLVTVVASLVSVVLLVLVVGGVLFFCKGNKRR